In Anticarsia gemmatalis isolate Benzon Research Colony breed Stoneville strain chromosome 5, ilAntGemm2 primary, whole genome shotgun sequence, the following are encoded in one genomic region:
- the LOC142973121 gene encoding band 7 protein AGAP004871-like, whose product MYTPTKTKSFDDLTVIKKETCVEKIFRILALVGIILFPVVLIACFRVVKQYKRAVILRFGRVRKDSPAGPGIIWTIPCTDDVALIDLRTQSLNLPPQEILTKDSVTVSVDAVVYFHVANPLDCLLKVQYHTSATELLTIAMLRNILGQYTLTDALKNRELISLKTRLEVDKVATQWGVEIERVEIKNILLPHELQKALAAEAEGTRLARAKIIGAEGEIKAAESLREASKVMMENPKTMLLRYLQTLNFIASQQRSSIIFPFPVDFPDETAK is encoded by the exons tttcgAATACTTGCTTTAGTGggtataattttgtttcctGTTGTACTTATAGCCTGCTTTCGG GTGGTTAAACAATACAAAAGAGCTGTTATACTTCGCTTTGGGAGAGTGCGAAAGGATTCACCCGCTGGTCCTGGGATTATATGGACAATTCCCTGCACTGATGACGTCGCTCTAATCGACCTGAGGACGCAATCTTTGAACCTTCCACCTCAAGAA ATTCTTACAAAAGACTCTGTAACGGTTTCAGTCGACGCCGTCGTATACTTTCACGTGGCAAATCCACTCGATTGTTTATTGAAAGTTCAATATCATAC GTCTGCTACTGAACTGTTAACAATTGCCATGTTGAGGAACATTCTTGGACAGTACACATTAACAGACGCCCTTAAAAACCGTGAATTGATCAGTCTTAAGACGAGGTTAGAGGTTGATAAAGTCGCAACGCAGTGGGGCGTTGAAATCGAAAGAGTGGAGAT TAAAAACATACTTTTGCCTCACGAACTCCAAAAGGCTTTAGCCGCAGAAGCGGAAGGCACGCGGTTGGCTAGAGCAAAAATAATTGGAGCAGAAGGTGAAATAAAAGCTGCTGAAAGCCTTAGAGAAGCCTCTAAAGTAATGATGGAAAATCCAAAGACTATGCTG cTGAGATATCTacaaactttaaattttatagcGTCGCAACAGCGTTCGTCGATAATATTTCCATTTCCAGTTGATTTTCCCGACGAAACAgcaaaataa
- the LOC142973119 gene encoding stomatin-4-like isoform X2, which translates to MLAPSTSSTKKIFHVTDLNTNDEKAYRQTDDLEGGRLRISAVFPRTGQEKSNCIEKFFVLLSYIIVVLSFPLSLLTIFVLVRQFERVVILRNGKLRSNKVYGPGLIFYLPCVDSVKFTDLRIMCYDVRPQEALTKDSLTVSVDAVVYYKISDPIWAIIKVADYKRSRVYLFHRQATQYIAATTLRNALGTRKLAEILVDRSAVSIQVFEHMSKLTNDWGVKVLRVEIKDIRLPLQLQKAMAAEAESSRMANAKIIVANAEIECAKNLLTATNMLVENPWGLQLRYMEGLQAIAGDNTHTIIIPFSVQTFRKMFK; encoded by the exons ATGCTAGCACCCAGTACTTcaagtacaaaaaaaatctttcatgtcactgatttaaatacaaatgatGAGAAAGCATACAGACAGACTGATGATTTAGAAGGAGGAAGGCTGAGAATCAGTGCAGTGTTTCCTCGAACCGGCCAAG AAAAGAGTAACTGTATCGAAaagttttttgtgttattatccTACATCATAGTTGTTCTTTCATTTCCTCTTTCTCTGCTGACGATATTTGTG TTGGTGAGACAATTTGAACGTGTCGTAATTTTACGTAATGGCAAACTGCGTAGTAATAAAGTGTACGGTCCTGGCCTCATATTCTACTTACCATGTGTCGATTCTGTGAAGTTTACTGATCTTAGGATTATGTGCTATGATGTACGACCTCAGGAG GCTTTGACAAAAGATTCTTTGACAGTATCTGTTGATGCAGTGgtgtattacaaaatatcgGACCCAATTTGGGCTATTATAAAAGTAGCTGATTACAA ACGAAGCAGGGTGTATTTATTCCACAGACAAGCAACACAATACATAGCAGCGACAACTCTGCGCAATGCTCTCGGCACACGGAAGCTAGCCGAGATCCTAGTTGACAGGAGCGCAGTCAGCATCCAAGTATTTGAACACATGAGCAAACTGACCAACGACTGGGGAGTCAAGGTCTTACGTGTTGAAAT CAAAGATATAAGACTGCCACTTCAGCTACAAAAAGCAATGGCGGCAGAAGCTGAGTCATCGAGGATGGCAAACGCTAAAATAATTGTTGCCAATGCTGAAATAGAATGCGCTAAGAATCTTTTAACTGCTACTAATATGCTTGTTGAAAATCCATGGGGCTTGCAG CTCAGATATATGGAAGGTTTACAAGCCATTGCCGGGGACAACAcacatactattattataccATTTTCTGTGCAGACGTTTAGGAAAATGTTTAAGTGA
- the LOC142973119 gene encoding stomatin-4-like isoform X1: MLAPSTSSTKKIFHVTDLNTNDEKAYRQTDDLEGGRLRISAVFPRTGQEKSNCIEKFFVLLSYIIVVLSFPLSLLTIFVLVRQFERVVILRNGKLRSNKVYGPGLIFYLPCVDSVKFTDLRIMCYDVRPQEALTKDSLTVSVDAVVYYKISDPIWAIIKVADYKQATQYIAATTLRNALGTRKLAEILVDRSAVSIQVFEHMSKLTNDWGVKVLRVEIKDIRLPLQLQKAMAAEAESSRMANAKIIVANAEIECAKNLLTATNMLVENPWGLQLRYMEGLQAIAGDNTHTIIIPFSVQTFRKMFK; the protein is encoded by the exons ATGCTAGCACCCAGTACTTcaagtacaaaaaaaatctttcatgtcactgatttaaatacaaatgatGAGAAAGCATACAGACAGACTGATGATTTAGAAGGAGGAAGGCTGAGAATCAGTGCAGTGTTTCCTCGAACCGGCCAAG AAAAGAGTAACTGTATCGAAaagttttttgtgttattatccTACATCATAGTTGTTCTTTCATTTCCTCTTTCTCTGCTGACGATATTTGTG TTGGTGAGACAATTTGAACGTGTCGTAATTTTACGTAATGGCAAACTGCGTAGTAATAAAGTGTACGGTCCTGGCCTCATATTCTACTTACCATGTGTCGATTCTGTGAAGTTTACTGATCTTAGGATTATGTGCTATGATGTACGACCTCAGGAG GCTTTGACAAAAGATTCTTTGACAGTATCTGTTGATGCAGTGgtgtattacaaaatatcgGACCCAATTTGGGCTATTATAAAAGTAGCTGATTACAA ACAAGCAACACAATACATAGCAGCGACAACTCTGCGCAATGCTCTCGGCACACGGAAGCTAGCCGAGATCCTAGTTGACAGGAGCGCAGTCAGCATCCAAGTATTTGAACACATGAGCAAACTGACCAACGACTGGGGAGTCAAGGTCTTACGTGTTGAAAT CAAAGATATAAGACTGCCACTTCAGCTACAAAAAGCAATGGCGGCAGAAGCTGAGTCATCGAGGATGGCAAACGCTAAAATAATTGTTGCCAATGCTGAAATAGAATGCGCTAAGAATCTTTTAACTGCTACTAATATGCTTGTTGAAAATCCATGGGGCTTGCAG CTCAGATATATGGAAGGTTTACAAGCCATTGCCGGGGACAACAcacatactattattataccATTTTCTGTGCAGACGTTTAGGAAAATGTTTAAGTGA